A genomic segment from Vanacampus margaritifer isolate UIUO_Vmar chromosome 3, RoL_Vmar_1.0, whole genome shotgun sequence encodes:
- the LOC144049421 gene encoding tumor necrosis factor receptor superfamily member 10A-like: MNRLPIVISVLVWSFAPTATFPRAGLDLQSIRTRREAICGDEEYRNGNICCLKCPAGTHLKSACTTSGQKGQCEECASETYTDHANHFNHCFACTTCRADQEIIRPCNITQNGECRCKEGRFCAPEQACEMCKKCSRCEKNEKVVRNCTATSNTECKKIPMQSDSGSANTAFIVAAVLIALGLMIGLICWCKTKVTTETLGNELKAEHMQEGKNEQTQRPGCSSLIFSQPRVRVQSSSAIEDECQALFESRNSSASNSQQNLTSLPPAFPASAHGVYLVASPPDLREEEEEPFPELIPVNGEESLRKCFQYFEEVDIDYYKRFFRQLDLSSNVIKSKDQLQYEDRIHELLNIWFEKEGKDASLNDLLKALLNFDQRRTAEMIKEKALENGLFFEK, translated from the exons GTAATTTCTGTTTTGGTTTGGTCTTTTGCACCCACTGCCACATTTCCTCGGGCTGGCCTTGACTTGCAAAGCATCAGGACCCGGCGGGAAGCCATCTGCGGAGATGAAGAGTACCGGAACGGCAACATCTGCTGCTTAAAATGCCCAGCTG GTACCCatttgaagtctgcctgcacTACGTCAGGTCAAAAGGGGCAGTGTGAGGAATGTGCATCTGAAACATACACAGATCATGCCAATCACTTCAACCACTGTTTCGCATGCACCACGTGTCGGGCAG ATCAGGAGATTATCCGGCCTTGTAACATCACACAAAATGGAGAATGTCGGTGCAAAGAAGGACGATTCTGTGCACCTGAACAAGCATGCGAGATGTGCAAAAAGTGTTCAAG GTGCGAGAAAAATGAAAAGGTTGTTCGGAACTGCACCGCTACCTCAAACACGGAATGCAAGAAAATCCCAATGCAGTCCGATTCAGGCTCAG CAAACACTGCCTTTATTGTCGCAGCTGTGCTCATTGCCTTAGGGTTGATGATTGGGCTGATTTGCTGGTGTAAGACGAAAGTGACAACGG AAACTCTAGGAAATGAGCTGAAAGCTGAG CACATGCAGGAGGGGAAGAATGAACAAACCCAAAGGCCGGGATGCTCCAGTCTGATCTTTTCTCAACCACGGGTGAGAGTTCAAAGCTCATCCGCTATTGAGGATGAGTGTCAAGCGCTGTTTGAAAGCCGCAACAGCTCTGCCAGTAACTCCCAACAAAATCTAACCAGCCTGCCCCCTGCCTTCCCCGCCTCTGCCCATGGAGTCTATCTGGTCGCCAGTCCGCCCGATTTGAGG gaggaggaggaggagcctttTCCAGAGCTGATTCCTGTAAATG GTGAAGAGTCTCTCAGGAAGTGCTTCCAGTACTTTGAGGAAGTAGATATCGACTACTACAAGAGATTCTTCCGTCAACTTGACCTGAGCAGCAATGTGATCAAAAGCAAAGACCAACTTCAATATGAGGATAGGATTCACGAATTGCTGAACATTTGGTTTGAGAAAGAGGGCAAAGACGCAAGCTTAAATGACCTGCTGAAAGCTTTACTGAACTTTGATCAAAGACGTACAGCTGAGATGATCAAGGAGAAAGCACTGgaaaatggtcttttttttgaGAAGTAA